The nucleotide window GATCTTGTCGAGTATCTTTGGATCGTCTATTGTGTATTTCTGTTTATTCTTTTTCTTGGTTTCATCGGATACCGATGTGATATTACCGCCGGCATCGAACGTTGCCGTTCCTGCGCCATATGAGCTAAACCGCACCGTACCCTGAACATGGAGCGTTGCGGTCGGTGCTGTTGTGATTATGCCAACCATAGGGGAATTTGTATTTCCTAAAATACGGATTGCTTCAACGGCTGATGTGCGTGCTGCATTTGGGACGTATAAAGACAGACTGCCCGGGGAGGAAGTATAATCCGCACCACGCAAGGCAATGCGGGCAGATGACCCAACCGTTGTATTTCCGCCCTGGATGAACAGGCGATCGTTTGAAACGCCTGCCCTGAATATGTCTGTGCCTGTCAAACCCCTCGACGCATCGTTGAGGTAATATGATGCGTTCCATGTCTGGTCATTACCTAATAAAGCATCGACATATGATTTATTTACAACATCGGATCTCCCTGTGATATTGTTTACCGTGATGTTATACATCGACATATTCAGGTTGCCTTCCATCGGGCGCGACCCATTTAAAAAGAGGAAACCACTGCTTTGAAAATCAGAACCGGGTGTCATATTTGGGGTGAGGTTAAATGTTTGGTTCATTTCACCCTCAATGATGATACTCTGTGTCGCTGAACGAACACACAACGGTGTCCAATCTGTTAATGTGTATTTGCAGAAAAACGGGATGGTATCGACACTGGGGTTTATTTCTATGGCATTTACTGGGATTATTGCAGAAAGAATCAATATACATAAAAAAAGGGCTGCAATTCTCATTAAACCATAATTGTCCCGGAAGGCTATAAACCTGCCGGGCATTTATGGCTTATTGGCTTACATCCGGATCTTGCCAAGGATGCTGTCAAAGATACCAAGCACAAAACCGATAAGGGCCATCGCGATGATGATCGGGAGCGCTGCAAGCACAAGGCTGAGCAGCGTCGGGAACAGAAGAATAACCCCATCCAGTACCGGCCCGATAGATGCGTTAAGGTCTGCCGTGTTTTTCACCCCCTTTCACATTTGTCATAAGTAGCAATTGACCACCGCATATTTAAATGTTGTCTAGTCTTACGTCGTAGAGAAATATGCATTGTTTCTAAATGTCGTGGTGCTTAATAGGAAATTGTGCGCGCTTGAACCAGACCAACATTTTTGAAGTGCCGTTTCCTTTCTTATGCAATACTGGAATGGAAGCACAGGTTCCGCATTACCACTTAACGGGCGTTTGTGGTTCTCAATCTTACATCTGGATACGGAACTTGGCACACCCAATACAACAGACCAACTTTAAAAAAATGCTGGATCAACCGAGAAGCGCGGAAACTTCCTGGTAGAATTGATTGAAGAATAGATTGTATTTCGTTTTTACTCTCATTCTTTTGTATGAATGCCCATCCAACTTCCTATGGCACTTTGTACACAGCCAGATATAATTGGTTGGGTCCCTGTTGTATTCTCCACTAATATTACAGAGCTCCAATCGTTTTGGCTTTTCCCCACAGTGTGAACAGGCTTCTGGTTTTGGGATTGTCCTTCTTAATACCAGATGCAGGGAGTTATATTTTATGTTGTCCCCTTTCCACCTGGGGCTTGTTTCGTCTTTCTTACCGGGACGGCCACATGTCTTTTGCCATGCTCGGATCTTATCCGGATTGCCCCATTTCTTTTGGCACCTCTTTGATTGTTTCGATAACCATTCTGCAAACAATACTGGATTATCCAAAACTTCCTTTCTTGGCAATGGCATATAAATTACTAGTATTACAATCGTAAAAAAGATTTTGATATTGTGGTGGTTTGAAGGATTACGAAATGGTAAGCTGCTGCTCGTCCGGGTCGCTGGGCCGGAGTCGTCGCTGTATTTCCATGATCGCCTCTACTTCCTCAAGCGTTGTATTCTCATCTCCATGCGGGCAGTTTTTACATTCAATTGGCCAACATGGTGCTTGGCAATGGGGGATCTCGTATTGTTTGCTGCTCATCGCTGGTTAAAGTCCCGTGGTCCTGCCGGACCGTGTCTTACCTGTGAAAGAATCCATGCAACAATTAAGATAAAGACCAATATCGGGATAACTGATAATATTAAAGATCCAAGCGCCGCTATCGGAATTGGTTCCCAAAGGTTTGATATGTTTTGTATCATTGCTGTGGCTCCTGCTGTGCCCGGAGGGATTCTACCTCGCACTCGATCATCTCAATGTAATCGATAATCGCCATTTCTTTTCTGTATCTTTTTTTCAGAACTGCGAGGATATTGTCCGTTGTCTCTGCCTGCTCGCGGGCGGCTTTGGCTACCTGTGCGTTGATGCGTTCGTTCTCAATGGCGGCCTTTGCCTGTCCATCTGTATAACCATTCTGATATGCCTCTCTCCACTGTTCTGATTCTTCGGGCAATTGATCTTCCGGTGCCGGGGCGCTGGTGTAGGAATCTTCCATGTGCTCAACCAATCCGGCAACATTGTTGTATGCGAGCCATTGCCCCTTCCAGAAGGTAGTATGCAATTCGTCTGCATCGTCTTTGCACATCTCTTTATGTGCTGCTGCATGAAATTTCCGAATCTGTTTCAAGAGATCGTTTTCCGGTGCCGGGGCGCTGGTGTGGATGGCTCGCTCATCTGTATACGGGCAACCCTCACACATATCCCAATGATCACATTTGTCACAGTGATTTTCCCCAGTGGGTGTGATGCTGGCAAATTCCAGCATATAAGTATCCCCAGTATCATCAAATCCCGTAATGGTAAGTTCTTGCACACCATCAGTTCTTTCTGCGAGTTCAACATCAAAACCTGCAAACTTCATAAAGGCTATGATGTCATTGCGGTCTGCTATTTTCTCGCATCGCTGCGAGTGCGGCTGGCGGGCGAGGGTCATTGGACACGCTCCTTTTTCGTATCGTCAAGATAACACGACGCATTGTTATTCATCCATCCGTGGTAGTTGCTACACCAGACGAACCCGTCTTTTTCCACTCCATCTGGGGTTGTCCACATCCCTGCGGTGCATTTTGTGCATGTCATCGGGCACCGCCTTTGGTGCTTGGGTGCTTTGTATCTGCCCTGATTTTATCCACCTGCTCCCTTGCCCATTTGTGAGAGGTGCAAAAACCATTCAGGAATCCGGCTATCCAGTCTTGCTCATTGTGGTTGTGCTTCCGTTCCTCCCTGCGTTTCCATTCATCGTGTGCCAGAAGAAGCAAATCTTCGCTGCTGAATTTCGGCTTATCCGGCGCAGGCGCCGGGGGGCTGGTGTGTGTGGCTCGACGCTCCTTTTCAAGTTCTGCCCTTATGAAGCCCCGGCAATAACACACCAGTTCATAATCTCCGTGGTTTTTTGATGATAACTGACCATCAACTTGCGTTTCTTCAATTGCTCCAATAAGTTCTGTGAATTTTATATCCAGTCTTTCAAGCGCAGAATATCGCATATCTGGATTTAGCGGCTGGCGGGCGGGGGTCATGGAGCACCTACCTTTTCTGCTATACAGATAGTTGCATTATGATTTCCCCCATGTAAAACCATCAACCCATCAACTATACCGAATCCTTTTACTTCATCACACGGGAGGACTATTAATCCATCAACAATTTTTAATCCCCTGGTCTTTCCTACATGAGAAGCCCCATAACCAAAAGAAAGAACGGTTCCAGATGGTTTTATTATTCTTACAATCTCGTCCCTTATTTTAGACCAGTAAGACGCCTTGGTATCATGGAGAGTTATACCTAAAGACTTGTAAACCTC belongs to Candidatus Micrarchaeia archaeon and includes:
- a CDS encoding tail fiber domain-containing protein, which gives rise to MRIAALFLCILILSAIIPVNAIEINPSVDTIPFFCKYTLTDWTPLCVRSATQSIIIEGEMNQTFNLTPNMTPGSDFQSSGFLFLNGSRPMEGNLNMSMYNITVNNITGRSDVVNKSYVDALLGNDQTWNASYYLNDASRGLTGTDIFRAGVSNDRLFIQGGNTTVGSSARIALRGADYTSSPGSLSLYVPNAARTSAVEAIRILGNTNSPMVGIITTAPTATLHVQGTVRFSSYGAGTATFDAGGNITSVSDETKKKNKQKYTIDDPKILDKIEPYSFEYTYESGLDSTSRYYGFLAQNLESAGLSECVYTTNGTKTVYDRCISAYQMNVIKNQSEQIDSLTKRIEDLEKKP
- a CDS encoding adenine-specific DNA methylase, encoding MPSPATFTIPPIRRFIETWNTGGEIYDPFCGGSTIANHRNDIAITGIDSLDWLQEQPDKCADIFLNDPAYTPRQRKEVYKSLGITLHDTKASYWSKIRDEIVRIIKPSGTVLSFGYGASHVGKTRGLKIVDGLIVLPCDEVKGFGIVDGLMVLHGGNHNATICIAEKVGAP